A genomic window from Panthera tigris isolate Pti1 chromosome B4, P.tigris_Pti1_mat1.1, whole genome shotgun sequence includes:
- the PRR5 gene encoding proline-rich protein 5 isoform X3 — MVILRDKIRFYEGQKLLDSLAETWDFFFSDVLPTLQAIFYPVQGKEPSVRQLALLHFRNTITLSVKLEGALARTHARVPPAIVQMLLVLQGVHESRGVTKDYLCLETLIQKVVSPYLGTYGLHSSEGPFTHSCMLEKHLQRRSRSGDVLAKNPVVRSKSYNTPLLNPVAEHEAEGAAAGGPGIRRHSVSEMTSFPEPQGFSDTPGQGPTAAFRHSPVPPSGPCPSRLYPPAQPPEPCPDPARGSPPSSSPENLVDQILESVDSDSEGIFIDFGRGRSSGTAELEGTGDRQSVV; from the exons GACAGAAGCTGTTGGACTCGCTGGCGGAGACGTGGGACTTTTTCTTCAGTGACGTGCTCCCCACACTGCAGGCCATCTTCTACCCGGTGCAG GGCAAGGAGCCGTCCGTGCGCCAGCTGGCCCTGCTGCACTTCCGGAACACCATCACCCTCAGCGTGAAGCTGGAGGGGGCGCTGGCCCGCACCCACGCCCGCGTGCCCCCCGCCATCGTGCAGATGCTGCTGGTGCTGCAG GGGGTGCACGAGTCCCGGGGTGTGACCAAGGACTACCTGTGTCTGGAGACGCTGATCCAGAAGGTGGTGTCGCCCTACCTGGGCACGTACGGCCTCCACTCCAGCGAGGGCCCCTTCACACACTCCTGCATGCTGG AGAAGCACCTCCAGCGTCGCTCCCGCTCAGGGGACGTCCTGGCCAAGAACCCAGTAGTGCGCTCTAAGAGCTACAACACCCCGCTGCTGAACCCCGTGGCAGAGCACGAGGCCGAGGGCGCGGCTGCTGGCGGCCCGGGCATCCGCAGGCACTCCGTCTCCGAGATGACGTCCTTCCCCGAGCCCCAGGGCTTCTCCGACACGCCTGGCCAGGGCCCCACCGCGGCCTTCAGACACTCTCCGGTCCCCCCGTCGGGGCCCTGCCCCAGCAGACTGTatccccccgcccagccccctgAGCCCTGCCCAGACCCAGCCCGcggctcccctccctcctccagcccggAGAACCTGGTGGACCAGATCCTGGAGTCCGTGGACTCGGATTCCGAAGGGATCTTCATTGACTTTGGCCGGGGTCGGAGCTCTGGCACGGCTGAGCTCGAGGGGACCGGGGACCGGCAGAGCGTCGTGTGA